The Vicinamibacterales bacterium genome contains a region encoding:
- a CDS encoding Gfo/Idh/MocA family oxidoreductase, translated as MKDLTQAWPRPARARPIVVIGAGAIVRSAHLPAYGRLGYPVAGFYDIEPSRARDTAALVSGARVFPTLDAAAAQRGVVFDLAVPGDQILGVLERLPEGSAVLIQKPMGTDLPAARRILACCTERKLTAAMNFQLRFSPNVLALRDLLSRGALGTIVDIDVRIVIDQPWHLWTFLAGAPRVEVLYHSIHYLDAIRWLAGEPRGVYCRGVGHPLAPALRDARSTIILDYGDALRCSLVLNHTHRAGPRHQTSEMTVEGLNGAARLTWGVNLEYPAGPPDTMEVALDGGWATVPLRGSWFTEAFEGPMSNLQRYVAGEDAALVGPVHDAVRTMAVVEACYISSARGATAIPE; from the coding sequence GTGAAGGACCTGACGCAGGCCTGGCCGCGTCCCGCACGCGCGCGGCCGATCGTCGTCATCGGCGCGGGCGCGATCGTGCGATCCGCTCACCTGCCGGCGTACGGCAGGCTGGGCTATCCCGTCGCCGGCTTCTACGACATCGAGCCGTCCCGCGCGCGAGACACCGCCGCGCTGGTCTCCGGCGCGCGGGTGTTCCCGACGCTCGACGCGGCGGCCGCACAGCGCGGGGTGGTGTTCGATCTCGCCGTTCCGGGGGACCAGATCCTCGGCGTCCTCGAACGGCTGCCCGAGGGATCCGCCGTGCTGATTCAGAAGCCGATGGGCACCGATCTGCCGGCGGCCAGGCGGATCCTCGCCTGCTGCACCGAGCGGAAGCTGACCGCGGCGATGAACTTCCAGCTGCGGTTCAGCCCGAACGTGCTCGCCCTGCGCGATCTGCTCTCGCGCGGCGCGCTGGGGACGATCGTTGACATCGACGTCCGCATCGTGATCGATCAGCCGTGGCACCTGTGGACGTTTCTCGCCGGGGCTCCGCGGGTGGAGGTGCTCTACCACTCGATCCACTATCTCGACGCGATCCGCTGGCTCGCCGGCGAACCGCGCGGCGTCTACTGCCGCGGCGTCGGGCACCCCCTGGCGCCGGCGCTGCGCGACGCGCGCAGCACGATCATCCTCGACTACGGCGACGCGCTGCGCTGCTCGCTGGTGCTGAACCACACGCACCGCGCCGGGCCGCGGCACCAGACATCGGAGATGACCGTCGAAGGACTGAACGGCGCGGCGCGCCTGACGTGGGGCGTCAACCTCGAATATCCGGCCGGGCCGCCGGACACGATGGAGGTCGCCCTCGACGGCGGCTGGGCGACGGTGCCGCTGCGCGGCTCGTGGTTCACCGAAGCGTTCGAAGGCCCGATGTCGAACCTGCAGCGCTACGTCGCCGGCGAGGACGCCGCGCTCGTCGGCCCGGTGCACGACGCGGTCAGGACCATGGCCGTGGTCGAGGCGTGCTACATCTCCAGCGCACGCGGCGCGACCGCGATCCCGGAGTGA
- a CDS encoding L-rhamnose mutarotase, with the protein MSRHVLAVDLKDDPAVIARYLEHHRRVWPEVLRSLRAAGLQGMEIFVLGRRLVMIVETGGNGDYQAIFERHAASHPRVAEWEALMKSMQQPIPGAAPGEWWARMQPVFRLT; encoded by the coding sequence ATGAGCCGGCACGTCCTGGCGGTCGATCTGAAGGACGATCCCGCGGTGATCGCGCGCTACCTCGAACATCATCGCCGCGTGTGGCCCGAGGTGCTGCGCAGCCTGCGCGCGGCGGGCCTGCAGGGGATGGAGATTTTCGTGCTCGGCCGGCGCCTGGTGATGATCGTGGAGACCGGCGGCAACGGCGACTACCAGGCGATCTTCGAACGGCATGCCGCATCGCATCCGCGTGTGGCCGAATGGGAGGCGCTGATGAAGTCGATGCAGCAGCCGATCCCCGGTGCGGCGCCGGGCGAGTGGTGGGCGCGCATGCAGCCGGTCTTCCGCCTGACCTGA
- a CDS encoding fumarylacetoacetate hydrolase family protein, whose amino-acid sequence MKLARYGPLGAERPGILLEDGTRLDASGQVRDYDEAFFAGDGLDDLRRWMAGARATAPRLPPDARIGCPIARPSKIVCIGLNFSDHAAESGMELPKEPVIFFKASSAIAGPNDPVRIPRGGTKLDWEVELAVVIGRAASYVDERRALDHVAGYALHNDYSERSFQLERGGQWVKGKSCDTFAPIGPFLATRDEIPDPQALGMWLTVNGETRQRGSTANMAFGVAALVSYVSQFMTLLPGDVISTGTPAGVALGMKPEPVFLEAGDVVELGIDALGQSRQQVVTDADAAGRRER is encoded by the coding sequence ATGAAGCTCGCGCGGTACGGTCCGCTCGGCGCCGAGCGCCCCGGCATCCTGCTCGAGGACGGCACCCGGCTGGACGCGTCCGGCCAGGTCCGCGACTACGACGAGGCGTTCTTCGCCGGCGACGGCCTTGACGATCTGCGCCGGTGGATGGCCGGCGCGCGCGCCACCGCCCCGCGCCTTCCCCCCGATGCGCGCATCGGCTGCCCGATCGCGCGGCCGAGCAAGATCGTCTGCATCGGGCTGAACTTCAGCGACCACGCCGCCGAGAGCGGCATGGAGCTGCCGAAGGAGCCGGTCATCTTCTTCAAGGCGAGCTCGGCGATCGCCGGGCCGAACGATCCGGTGCGCATTCCCCGCGGCGGCACCAAGCTCGATTGGGAAGTCGAGCTCGCCGTCGTCATCGGCCGCGCCGCGTCGTATGTCGACGAACGCCGCGCGCTGGATCACGTCGCCGGCTACGCGTTGCACAACGACTACTCCGAGCGCAGCTTCCAGCTCGAGCGCGGCGGTCAGTGGGTCAAGGGGAAGAGCTGCGACACGTTCGCGCCGATCGGCCCGTTTCTCGCCACGCGGGACGAGATTCCCGATCCGCAGGCGCTCGGCATGTGGCTCACCGTCAACGGCGAGACGCGCCAGCGCGGCTCCACCGCGAACATGGCGTTCGGGGTGGCGGCGCTGGTCAGCTACGTCAGTCAATTCATGACGCTGCTGCCGGGCGACGTGATCAGCACCGGCACGCCGGCCGGCGTGGCGCTCGGCATGAAGCCGGAGCCCGTCTTCCTCGAGGCGGGCGACGTCGTCGAACTCGGCATCGACGCGCTCGGACAATCGCGCCAGCAGGTCGTGACCGACGCGGACGCGGCAGGGCGGCGGGAGCGATGA
- a CDS encoding SDR family oxidoreductase, with protein sequence MPLPAMFDLQGKVAVVTGAGSGIGAAIARLFARQGAAIAAADRDTTAAGRVAAEITSDGGTAMGYPCDVSDPDDVAALFRSLEADHGRLDILVNNAGIAHVGSIEQTTPDDLDRLYRVNVFGVYLCARAAVPIMLRQGGGVILNMASIAALVGLPDRFAYAMTKGAVLTMTRSIAVDYVKRGIRCNCICPARVHTPFVDGYLARNYPGREAEMMKVLSEYQPIGRMARPEEIAQLALYLCSDEAAFVTGQAYPIDGGATAV encoded by the coding sequence TTGCCCCTTCCGGCAATGTTCGATCTCCAGGGGAAGGTCGCCGTCGTGACCGGGGCCGGCTCGGGCATCGGCGCGGCCATCGCCAGGCTGTTCGCCCGGCAGGGGGCCGCCATTGCCGCCGCCGATCGGGACACCACCGCCGCCGGCCGCGTCGCCGCCGAGATCACCAGCGACGGCGGCACCGCCATGGGGTATCCCTGCGATGTCTCCGATCCGGACGACGTCGCGGCGCTCTTCCGATCGCTCGAGGCGGATCACGGCCGCCTCGACATCCTCGTCAACAACGCCGGTATTGCCCACGTCGGCAGCATCGAACAGACGACCCCCGACGATCTCGACCGCCTCTACCGCGTCAACGTGTTCGGCGTCTATCTCTGCGCCCGCGCCGCGGTGCCGATCATGCTGCGCCAGGGCGGCGGGGTGATTCTCAACATGGCCTCGATCGCCGCGCTCGTCGGCCTGCCCGATCGCTTCGCGTATGCGATGACCAAGGGGGCGGTGCTGACGATGACGCGATCGATCGCCGTCGATTATGTCAAACGCGGCATCCGCTGCAACTGCATCTGCCCGGCCCGCGTCCACACGCCGTTCGTCGATGGCTACCTGGCGCGCAACTACCCGGGACGCGAAGCCGAGATGATGAAGGTCCTGTCCGAGTACCAGCCGATCGGCCGCATGGCACGGCCGGAGGAAATCGCGCAGCTCGCGCTCTATCTCTGCTCGGACGAGGCGGCCTTCGTCACCGGCCAGGCCTATCCGATCGACGGCGGAGCCACCGCCGTATGA